A region from the Hydrogenimonas sp. genome encodes:
- a CDS encoding protein YidD, with protein MIRSVLSGFLKIYQRFFTLLGYGSCRYYPTCSEYAKWQLETNPNLLKALFFSMVRILRCNQLFDGGIDYPKVSSVPSKKINFCDHGCSVKYWYVPDEHKKRWNVIKNIFSKGNS; from the coding sequence ATGATCAGAAGCGTATTATCGGGTTTTTTGAAAATCTATCAGAGATTCTTTACACTTTTGGGCTATGGAAGCTGCCGCTACTACCCGACCTGTTCAGAGTATGCCAAGTGGCAGCTCGAAACCAACCCCAATCTTTTAAAAGCACTCTTTTTTTCGATGGTAAGGATACTTCGCTGCAACCAGCTCTTCGACGGCGGCATCGACTATCCGAAAGTATCTTCCGTTCCCTCCAAAAAGATAAATTTCTGTGATCACGGCTGCAGTGTCAAATACTGGTATGTGCCCGATGAGCACAAAAAGAGATGGAACGTTATAAAAAATATCTTTTCGAAAGGTAATTCGTGA
- a CDS encoding ribonuclease P protein component has translation MYKTGKRWHDPAFVLFAVPRKGYCRVGFVASKKIGNAVKRARAKRRLRALFIKMAPMLVNGEYVLVAKPPVLDAPFSELEKAFRRAVKRLKIGQTE, from the coding sequence GTGTACAAAACCGGTAAACGTTGGCACGACCCGGCTTTCGTACTCTTCGCGGTACCGCGCAAGGGATACTGCAGAGTCGGATTTGTCGCCAGCAAAAAGATCGGCAACGCCGTCAAAAGAGCCAGAGCCAAGCGAAGGCTCAGGGCGCTTTTTATAAAAATGGCCCCGATGCTGGTAAACGGAGAGTATGTATTAGTAGCCAAACCGCCGGTACTGGATGCTCCTTTCAGTGAGCTTGAAAAGGCATTCAGGCGGGCTGTCAAACGATTGAAAATTGGGCAAACGGAATGA